A single genomic interval of Juglans regia cultivar Chandler chromosome 1, Walnut 2.0, whole genome shotgun sequence harbors:
- the LOC118348491 gene encoding ribonuclease H-like, translated as MTRFKKFNQHDAYILGCLNVNPIPIQQHPIHLITWSKPLLGRVKLNTDGSCLGNPGMSGAGGVIRDMQGSVLLVFSMNLGYGDGTKAELRVLLEGIKRCKELNLSALDIEVDSQVVLSWLQKNRCRIWYLEDYWEEIQELIKDMDYKLSTYLGKGMLLRIGLLGGGQEWVMRNGEIRRILLLCCEV; from the coding sequence ATGACTaggtttaaaaagtttaatCAGCACGATGCTTACATTCTTGGGTGTCTAAATGTTAATCCTATCCCTATTCAACAACatccaattcatctcattacttgGTCTAAACCACTACTTGGTAGAGTCAAGTTAAATACGGATGGGAGTTGCCTGGGTAACCCAGGTATGTCGGGTGCTGGAGGGGTTATTCGAGATATGCAAGGGTctgttttgttggttttttctaTGAATTTAGGATATGGAGATGGTACTAAAGCAGAACTACGGGTGTTACTGGAAGGGATTAAACGTTGTAAAGAATTAAATTTGTCTGCTCtggatattgaagtggattCACAGGTTGTTCTGTCATGGCTGCAGAAAAATAGGTGCAGAatctggtatttggaggactaTTGGGAGGAGATTCAGGAGCTGATTAAAGATATGGATTACAAATTATCTACATATTTAGGGAAGGGAATGCTGTTGCGGATTGGCTTGCTCGGTGGGGGGCAAGAGTGGGTGATGCGGAATGGAGAAATACGTCGGATTCTCCTGCTATGCTGCGAGGTTTAA